The Chitinophaga flava genome has a segment encoding these proteins:
- a CDS encoding T9SS type A sorting domain-containing protein translates to MRKFYKCLFFIGVFSLGILYQDIVIGQVNENVLLPEPVTYYLNCKNPPGGLLELGFPQIPGRTIVSGNSQIGVGYTFRGQTNYTPELYFYINDTEVFSEDYCYPVDQAWIQSGKDFPQPYTTKGNNQIKIMYVMIAPNPVQTDANNYCGDTKVTLRSPLNWDLFPLGYGTVSVEWQYSIGSPDQWINMPPSEFGWEGYYNYSFIPVKLFPQIASGTTNIKFRCRAKAAYSTATCYSPYSAGTNVTTFLPPGPAVDASKKVIVPACPGQPTGTLTIPSSAITSGFAGMRWILRKGNDPAPCDPGLSGTTSACGDQQDWSQGVVPVSGGIFSKNIPKGDYTLWVINPSQNAGNCFTPIPVTMPELNELTISLGATSNISCFGGNDGSISVTAAEGNGANSGYFFTLKKDGVVYRPEQRAAANTMTWTGLPAGVYTAEVRDGTCAPVKSVGTTLTQPDQVKGELFPTAPTCASPGNGSIAVVADPGITNYKYNLYKDGVLVQQTGGIPSANYTFSGLIGGNYTVEILNNDKPSCPGWSAATTLNVVPTLTLSMDKRSMVTCAGGNDGSLQYSATGGSGGFIFTLTKSGGSPVSNNNGTFSALTAGSYTIKVQNSVPGCSDVLTQTVSITEPLPLQVSLQKTDITCNGARDGIVKATVSGGSGFFQYKWEQLKGGVWVTDPFWYDTDTQIDALASGTYRVTVSDSKSTNCSVLSNTVAITELPALQSGGVTIKDAVCLADGATVTITATGGDNTYNYAWTLDGTNYTTFTSGTALHTSGTYYFRIKDGKGCTLDLPDPAVISLPATALAFTTQLSSFNGFNISCNGAADGKITVLATGGNGGAYTGYQYKLDNGAYQSGNVFANLGSGTYTLSVKDARGCVATGSVTLVQPNLSISATHQDIDCYGLATGSITASIQGGATPYKLYVNGVLAAGTTVNNLAQGNYALHLTDANGCSKDTTIVVNYRYPALSITTATVTDIRCFGTQGSIALGAAGGDAVYQYSLSNDNWATSRIYSSGAGIDAGVYALKVVDGHGCSLVYNNKLTLTAPPAAISFSATLSDYNGHNISCAGGNNGTAQIAATGGNGGTYSGYTYALDNGTFAANPMFTGIKAGQHTLKVQDGRGCMVSQNYTFTESAQALSVQLVSKQDVPCAAVPAGSITVAGSGGTGSLQYSIDNTNWNVSPAFTGLMAGDYMITVRDANTCGISLPVTVASLNVPIVIDNVTRQDIVCFGMAGAIQVQAHGGTGGLTYEYALNGGAYTSFNNNTPLGAGSYTVRVKDAAGCYSPESSVQGITAPAAPLNATVSTSDYHGMQVSCYSLTDGEINLTTSGGNGGSYQGYQYSVNGGTYTNNAQYKNIGAGNYTIKVRDGRGCEITKNIVLQQPAAPLSLVISNIAHLPCGGSPTGKITLQAAGGTLPYQYTLNNGAPQPNGVFTTLPAGNYALQVKDVNGCAASATTAVTAMFPPVTATATVTPVRCNGDGNGSVVLLPAGGDGSYSYQWSSAGLNGAQAQQLKAGNYSVKITDGKGCSQSYSYEVTQPPLLAFTVTGSRICDGIDDGTITTTVQGGTTPYQYALGSGGWGSDNVFGNLTAGDYTVKVQDAKGCGNSQPTSITKLNVKPDANFLVASRKNAYDTLVIKEISLPAPDFVSWTFDPQAILLGYDRGTPLIKFTNPGTYWVEMKGTFGECSYKVRKDIQISDYDPLAGPSNSLPVRVIDTVMLSPNPNDGNFRFQIKMSRKQQVIVSVFDLNGRVLAKQQYSPALMIDDRLALGNANSGIYILRVVAENESKDIRFIVNR, encoded by the coding sequence ATGAGAAAATTTTACAAGTGCCTGTTCTTCATCGGAGTGTTTAGCCTGGGTATATTGTACCAGGATATTGTAATAGGGCAGGTGAATGAAAATGTGCTGTTGCCTGAACCGGTAACCTATTACCTGAATTGTAAAAACCCTCCCGGAGGTCTGCTGGAACTGGGCTTTCCCCAGATTCCAGGAAGAACGATCGTATCTGGTAATTCGCAAATTGGAGTAGGATATACTTTTCGGGGCCAGACGAACTACACGCCTGAACTGTATTTTTATATCAATGATACGGAGGTCTTTTCTGAGGACTATTGTTATCCGGTAGATCAGGCCTGGATTCAGTCGGGAAAAGATTTTCCACAGCCGTATACCACCAAGGGCAATAACCAGATAAAGATCATGTATGTCATGATAGCTCCTAATCCGGTGCAAACGGACGCCAATAACTACTGCGGTGATACAAAGGTAACTCTCAGGTCCCCCCTTAACTGGGACCTGTTTCCGCTCGGTTATGGCACCGTATCGGTAGAGTGGCAGTATAGTATCGGTTCGCCCGATCAATGGATAAATATGCCTCCTTCAGAATTCGGATGGGAAGGGTATTACAATTATTCGTTTATACCTGTAAAGCTGTTCCCGCAGATAGCTTCGGGCACTACCAATATTAAGTTCCGTTGCCGCGCTAAAGCGGCATATAGTACAGCTACCTGTTATTCTCCCTATTCTGCAGGAACCAATGTGACTACTTTTTTACCACCCGGGCCTGCAGTAGATGCCAGCAAGAAAGTGATTGTCCCGGCTTGCCCCGGCCAGCCTACAGGTACGCTCACCATTCCTTCCAGTGCTATTACCAGCGGTTTTGCTGGTATGCGCTGGATTTTGCGTAAAGGCAATGATCCTGCGCCCTGTGATCCGGGCCTGTCGGGTACTACGTCTGCCTGTGGAGATCAGCAGGACTGGAGTCAGGGAGTAGTGCCTGTTTCCGGTGGTATATTCTCTAAAAATATTCCCAAAGGTGATTATACCTTATGGGTGATCAATCCTTCGCAGAATGCAGGCAACTGTTTTACGCCTATTCCTGTCACCATGCCGGAGCTGAATGAGCTTACCATCAGTCTGGGTGCTACCAGTAATATCAGCTGTTTCGGTGGCAACGATGGCTCCATCAGTGTTACTGCGGCCGAAGGCAATGGTGCCAACAGCGGTTATTTCTTTACTCTGAAAAAAGACGGGGTTGTCTATCGTCCGGAACAACGCGCTGCCGCTAATACCATGACCTGGACAGGATTGCCGGCAGGCGTGTATACCGCCGAAGTACGCGATGGTACCTGTGCTCCGGTTAAGTCGGTAGGCACTACACTTACTCAGCCTGACCAGGTGAAAGGCGAGCTGTTTCCTACAGCTCCTACCTGTGCAAGCCCGGGTAACGGCAGTATCGCAGTGGTGGCCGATCCTGGCATTACCAACTATAAATACAATCTGTACAAAGATGGGGTACTCGTGCAGCAAACCGGTGGAATCCCTTCCGCCAACTATACTTTCAGCGGATTGATCGGAGGAAACTATACCGTGGAGATATTAAATAATGACAAACCTTCCTGTCCGGGCTGGAGTGCGGCGACCACACTGAATGTAGTACCAACGCTGACGCTTTCCATGGATAAGCGAAGTATGGTGACCTGTGCCGGTGGCAACGATGGTTCCTTACAATACTCCGCTACCGGTGGCTCCGGTGGTTTTATCTTCACCCTCACAAAATCCGGCGGCAGCCCGGTTAGCAATAACAACGGTACTTTCAGTGCATTAACTGCCGGTAGTTATACTATCAAGGTACAAAACAGTGTGCCCGGTTGTAGTGATGTACTCACACAAACGGTCAGCATCACAGAACCATTGCCGCTGCAGGTAAGTCTTCAGAAAACAGATATCACGTGCAATGGCGCCCGGGACGGTATCGTGAAAGCCACTGTTTCCGGCGGTTCTGGTTTCTTTCAATACAAGTGGGAGCAGCTGAAAGGAGGTGTGTGGGTAACCGATCCCTTCTGGTATGATACCGATACTCAGATTGATGCACTGGCTTCTGGTACTTATCGTGTAACCGTTTCCGATAGTAAATCCACTAACTGCTCCGTGCTTTCAAATACAGTTGCGATCACCGAGCTGCCGGCCCTGCAATCCGGCGGGGTAACCATCAAAGATGCAGTCTGCCTGGCAGATGGCGCTACGGTCACGATCACTGCTACCGGTGGCGACAACACCTATAATTATGCCTGGACACTGGATGGTACCAATTACACCACGTTTACTTCCGGCACGGCCTTGCATACCTCTGGGACCTACTATTTCAGAATCAAAGACGGTAAAGGTTGTACATTAGATCTGCCAGATCCTGCTGTAATCAGCCTTCCTGCTACAGCGCTGGCATTTACAACACAGCTCTCTTCCTTCAATGGCTTTAATATCTCCTGTAATGGCGCAGCAGATGGCAAGATCACTGTACTGGCAACAGGAGGTAACGGCGGCGCCTACACGGGATATCAATATAAACTCGATAATGGAGCTTATCAATCGGGGAATGTATTTGCTAATCTCGGTTCCGGTACTTATACATTGAGTGTAAAAGATGCCCGTGGTTGTGTAGCTACTGGTAGCGTAACCCTGGTACAACCTAACCTCAGTATCAGTGCCACGCATCAGGATATTGACTGCTATGGCCTTGCTACGGGTAGCATTACCGCCAGTATTCAGGGTGGAGCTACACCGTATAAACTATATGTCAATGGTGTGCTGGCGGCAGGCACAACTGTCAATAACCTGGCGCAAGGTAACTATGCACTGCATCTGACAGATGCCAATGGTTGCTCCAAAGACACCACAATTGTTGTTAACTACCGGTACCCGGCATTAAGTATCACGACTGCTACGGTAACGGATATCCGTTGTTTTGGTACGCAAGGCAGCATTGCGCTTGGTGCAGCAGGAGGTGATGCTGTTTACCAGTACAGTCTGAGCAACGACAACTGGGCCACATCCCGTATTTATAGCAGCGGCGCTGGTATCGACGCCGGCGTATATGCATTGAAGGTAGTCGATGGACATGGTTGCAGTCTTGTCTATAATAACAAACTGACCCTGACAGCTCCGCCTGCAGCGATCAGTTTTTCTGCCACCCTGTCCGATTACAATGGTCATAATATCTCTTGTGCAGGAGGTAACAACGGAACCGCACAAATAGCTGCCACTGGCGGAAACGGTGGTACTTACAGTGGTTACACCTATGCACTCGATAACGGTACTTTCGCCGCTAATCCGATGTTTACCGGTATCAAAGCCGGCCAGCATACCCTGAAGGTACAGGATGGTCGCGGTTGTATGGTATCTCAGAACTATACCTTTACAGAATCTGCCCAGGCACTGAGCGTACAGCTGGTGAGCAAGCAGGATGTGCCCTGTGCAGCTGTTCCTGCCGGTAGTATTACCGTCGCCGGCAGTGGCGGCACTGGCAGCCTCCAGTACAGTATAGACAACACAAACTGGAATGTCAGTCCGGCGTTTACCGGACTGATGGCCGGTGATTATATGATTACGGTCAGGGATGCCAATACCTGCGGTATCAGCTTACCGGTGACGGTAGCTTCTTTGAACGTACCTATTGTGATTGATAATGTTACCCGTCAGGATATTGTTTGTTTTGGTATGGCAGGGGCCATCCAGGTGCAGGCCCATGGCGGTACCGGCGGGCTGACATATGAATATGCGCTGAACGGTGGCGCCTATACGTCTTTTAATAACAATACCCCGCTGGGGGCGGGTAGTTATACTGTCCGGGTGAAAGATGCTGCAGGTTGTTATTCTCCGGAAAGTAGCGTGCAGGGCATCACTGCGCCGGCAGCGCCTTTGAATGCCACTGTCAGTACTTCCGATTATCATGGGATGCAGGTGTCTTGTTACAGCCTGACCGATGGGGAGATCAATCTGACCACCAGCGGTGGTAACGGCGGTAGCTACCAGGGTTATCAGTACAGTGTTAACGGTGGTACCTACACGAATAATGCTCAATATAAAAACATAGGAGCCGGCAATTATACCATCAAAGTCCGGGATGGACGTGGTTGCGAAATCACTAAAAATATTGTTTTACAACAGCCGGCAGCGCCGCTGTCACTGGTTATTTCGAACATCGCACACCTGCCCTGTGGTGGCAGCCCTACCGGTAAAATCACTCTGCAAGCGGCAGGAGGTACCTTGCCTTATCAATATACACTCAACAATGGAGCTCCACAGCCTAACGGTGTATTTACAACATTACCAGCGGGGAACTATGCCCTTCAGGTTAAAGATGTGAACGGTTGTGCCGCATCGGCTACCACCGCAGTAACAGCCATGTTCCCACCAGTAACAGCCACAGCTACGGTAACGCCTGTACGATGCAACGGTGATGGCAATGGGTCTGTAGTGTTACTGCCGGCGGGTGGAGATGGCAGTTACAGTTACCAGTGGAGCAGCGCCGGGCTGAATGGTGCACAGGCACAACAGCTCAAAGCCGGCAACTATAGTGTGAAAATCACAGATGGTAAAGGTTGCAGCCAGTCCTACAGCTATGAAGTAACCCAGCCGCCGTTGCTCGCATTCACAGTGACAGGCTCCCGGATATGCGATGGCATAGACGATGGCACGATCACCACCACTGTACAAGGTGGTACCACTCCTTATCAATATGCCCTGGGCAGCGGTGGCTGGGGCAGCGATAATGTCTTCGGCAATCTGACAGCCGGGGACTATACCGTCAAGGTACAGGATGCAAAAGGTTGCGGCAATAGTCAGCCAACTTCCATTACAAAACTGAATGTTAAGCCGGATGCCAACTTCCTGGTTGCCTCCCGCAAAAATGCCTACGATACCCTGGTGATCAAGGAAATCAGCCTGCCGGCGCCCGACTTTGTCAGCTGGACCTTCGACCCGCAGGCCATACTGCTGGGCTATGACCGCGGTACACCACTGATAAAATTCACTAATCCCGGAACCTACTGGGTGGAAATGAAGGGTACTTTCGGCGAGTGCAGCTATAAAGTGCGCAAAGATATCCAGATCAGCGACTACGACCCGCTGGCAGGCCCGTCTAACAGTCTGCCGGTTCGTGTAATCGATACCGTGATGCTGTCACCCAACCCTAATGATGGCAATTTCCGTTTCCAGATTAAAATGAGCCGTAAACAACAGGTGATCGTATCGGTATTTGATCTGAATGGCAGGGTGCTGGCCAAACAACAGTATAGCCCTGCTTTGATGATAGATGACCGTTTGGCATTGGGGAATGCTAATTCCGGCATCTATATCCTGCGTGTGGTGGCTGAAAACGAGAGTAAGGATATACGCTTTATAGTAAACCGTTAA